The following are encoded together in the Cololabis saira isolate AMF1-May2022 chromosome 5, fColSai1.1, whole genome shotgun sequence genome:
- the LOC133444799 gene encoding E3 ubiquitin-protein ligase TRIM21-like: MSAGSNLRSADQFLCSICLDVFTDPVTTPCGHNYCKTCITHHWDDNVLYKCPICQETFYTRPQLKVNTLFREMVSEFRREAQQKSSSSSSEQQAAEPGEVPCDVCTGTRLKALKSCLVCLASYCETHLEPHLTNSRLKRHQLVEPVENLEDRICTKHDKPLELFCKTDQTCVCSLCSVLDHKTHEFVPLREEYEGKKAELQKTEAEIQQMIQKRRLKIQEIKESLKISNDAADREKAEGVQVFTDLKESVERRLKEFMKEMEDKQKTAEKQAEDFIKDLEQEICELQKRSSEVEQLSRSEDHLHLLQRFSSLKDAPPTKNWTEVRLHPPSYEGTVVRAVDQLEKNLIEKMKKLLEAELRRIQQFEADVTLDPDTAHRKLILSDDGKQVYHGDVWKNLPDNPERFSPCVGVLGKQSFSSGRFYFEVQVKGKTDWDVGVARESINRKGQIRVSPQNGYWTVWLGKANEYEAVAGPSVRLHPSSPPEKLGVFVDYEEGLVSFYDVDAAALIYSFTGCSFREKLHPFFCPSPNHGGKNSAPLIICPVNQTV; the protein is encoded by the coding sequence ATGTCTGCTGGCAGCAACCTGAGATCTGCAGATCAGTTCCTGTGCTCAATCTGTCTGGATGTGTTCACTGATCCAGTCACCACACCATGTGGACACAACTATTGTAAAACCTGCATCACTCATCACTGGGATGATAATGTTCTCTACAAGTGTCCCATATGTCAGGAGACCTTCTACACCAGACCTCAGCTGAAAGTCAACACCTTATTCAGAGAGATGGTTTCTGAGTTCAGACGTGAAGCTCAACAgaaatccagcagcagcagctcagagcaACAAGCTGCAGAACCAGGAGAAGTTCCCTGTGACGTCTGCACTGGAACCAGACTGAAGGCCCTGAAGTCCTGCTTGGTGTGTCTGGCCTCCTACTGTGAGACTCACCTGGAGCCCCATCTGACAAATTCACGTCTGAAAAGACATCAGCTGGTGGAGCctgtggagaacctggaggacaggatttgtacgaagcaCGATAAACCTCTGGAGCTGTTCTGTAAGACCGACCAGACATGTGTCTGCTCTCTCTGCTCTGTTTTAGACCACAAGACTCATGAGTTTGTTCCTCTGAGAGAAGaatatgaaggaaagaaggcagaGCTGCAGAAGACAGAGGCTGAGATtcagcagatgatccagaagagACGACTGAAGATTCAGGAGATCAAAGAGTCTCTGAAGATCAGTAACGATGctgcagacagagagaaagCAGAAGGTGTTCAGGTCTTCACTGATCTGAAGGAGTCTGTTGAGAGACGTCTGAAGGAGTTCATGAAGGAGatggaagacaaacagaaaactgcagagaaacaGGCTGAAGACTTCATCAAAGatctggaacaggaaatctGTGAGCTGCAGAAGAGGAGCTCTGAGGTGGAGCAGCTCTCACGCTCTGAAGATCACCTGCACCTCCTCCAAAGATTCTCATCCCTGAAAGATGCTCCACCCACCAAGAACTGGACAGAGGTCAGACTCCATCCACCTTCGTATGAGGGGACTGTGGTGAGAGCTGTGGACCAGCTGGAGAAGAACCTCATAGAAAAGATGAAGAAGCTGCTTGAAGCTGAGCTGAGGAGGATCCAGCAGTTTGAAGCTGATGTGACTCTTGATCCTGATACAGCACATCGTAAACTCATCCTGTCTGATGATGGAAAACAAGTCTATCATGGTGATGTGTGGAAGAATCTTCCAGATAATCCAGAGAGATTCTCTCCATGTGTTGGTGTTTTAGGAAAACAGAGTTTCTCTTCAGGCAGATTTTACTTTGAGGTTCAGGTTAAAGGAAAGACTGACTGGGATGTAGGAGTGGCCAGAGAGTCGATCAACAGGAAGGGACAAATCAGAGTGAGTCCTCAGAATGGTTACTGGACTGTTTGGCTGGGAAAAGCAAATGAGTACGAAGCTGTTGCAGGTCCTTCAGTCCGTCTCCATCCCAGTTCTCCTCCTGAGAAGTTGGGGGTGTTTGTGGATTATGAGGAGGGTCTGGTCTCCTTTTATGATGTAGATGCTGCAGCACTTATCTACTCCTTTACaggctgctccttcagggagaAACTCCACCCGTTCTTTTGTCCTAGTCCCAATCATGGAGGTAAAAACTCTGCTCCTCTGATCATCTGTCCTGtcaatcaaactgtctga